In one Thermosipho ferrireducens genomic region, the following are encoded:
- the nagA gene encoding N-acetylglucosamine-6-phosphate deacetylase produces the protein MLFENVLIVDPVDGEFTGSVECENGLITNVKKRSCTWKYILMPGFADTHTHGLKGIDAMSALPADFERWADFALEDGVTYLFPTTVSSDFKMLEKVIKNFSKANCPSLAGLHLEGPFINKEKAGAQNPEYICGFNHNLPDLVKDYVKIITAAPEISGFRELVKFAKKYNIKISIGHSNATFSEMKLAFEMGIDRITHFPNALRGIHHRELGGTGAGLFFDFKVEMICDGIHTSPDFVKFVYKIKGAENIILVTDSIVATGLNNGKYNLGGLEVTVKDGMAKLKTGTLAGSVLRFLDGVRNFYKYTKCSLKELSKVSSYNALVNLGIKNAGRIKEGFLARFVLLNENLEIVDTVL, from the coding sequence ATGCTTTTTGAAAATGTTCTTATTGTTGATCCAGTAGATGGCGAATTTACGGGAAGTGTTGAATGCGAAAATGGATTGATTACAAATGTGAAAAAAAGGAGTTGTACGTGGAAATATATACTGATGCCTGGTTTTGCAGATACGCATACACATGGTCTTAAGGGAATAGATGCTATGTCAGCTTTACCAGCAGATTTTGAAAGGTGGGCAGATTTTGCTTTAGAAGATGGTGTAACGTATCTTTTTCCAACGACTGTTTCTTCAGACTTTAAAATGCTTGAGAAAGTTATAAAAAATTTTTCAAAAGCAAATTGTCCGTCACTTGCAGGTTTACATCTTGAAGGTCCTTTTATTAATAAAGAGAAAGCCGGCGCGCAAAATCCTGAATATATTTGTGGATTTAACCATAATTTGCCGGATTTAGTCAAAGATTATGTGAAAATCATAACCGCAGCGCCTGAGATTTCAGGATTTAGAGAGTTGGTCAAATTTGCAAAGAAATACAATATAAAAATTTCCATAGGGCATTCGAATGCTACATTTTCCGAAATGAAGTTAGCGTTTGAAATGGGAATTGATAGAATAACCCATTTTCCCAATGCTTTAAGGGGTATACATCATAGAGAGTTAGGAGGAACTGGTGCTGGCCTGTTTTTTGATTTCAAAGTTGAAATGATATGTGATGGAATCCACACATCCCCGGATTTTGTGAAGTTTGTTTATAAAATCAAAGGAGCTGAAAATATAATTCTTGTAACAGATAGTATTGTGGCAACAGGATTAAACAATGGTAAATATAATTTAGGTGGACTTGAAGTAACTGTAAAAGATGGAATGGCAAAGCTTAAAACAGGGACACTTGCTGGAAGTGTTTTGCGATTTTTAGACGGTGTGAGAAATTTTTATAAATATACAAAATGCAGTCTCAAAGAGCTTTCAAAAGTTAGCTCTTACAACGCATTAGTAAATCTTGGAATAAAAAATGCCGGAAGGATAAAAGAAGGTTTTTTAGCAAGGTTTGTACTTCTCAATGAAAATCTGGAAATAGTTGACACTGTGTTATAA
- a CDS encoding NAD(P)H-dependent oxidoreductase subunit E → MVIRICMGSSCHLKGSYQVVEKVKELGIKDLKLLGSLCFGKCERGINIEIDGKLFSNVTPENVKNIVKKFIKEGE, encoded by the coding sequence GTGGTTATCAGGATATGTATGGGAAGTTCGTGTCATTTAAAAGGTTCTTACCAGGTAGTAGAAAAAGTTAAAGAGTTGGGTATTAAAGATTTAAAGCTTTTAGGCTCGCTTTGTTTTGGGAAGTGCGAAAGAGGAATAAACATAGAAATTGATGGGAAGCTGTTTTCAAATGTAACCCCTGAGAATGTTAAGAACATTGTGAAAAAATTCATAAAAGAAGGGGAGTAG
- a CDS encoding [Fe-Fe] hydrogenase large subunit C-terminal domain-containing protein, translating into MEKYIFSNEANCKYCYKCLRNCPVKSISFSDNTSTVIDDECILCGKCIEICPQNAKSYVRDVSELSKFFGGKFVVSIAPSFFSHFDEPFKVIGFLKKSGAIVSETSLGAEYVSDEYAKMPHPVITTSCPVVVELFEKYYPEKRQFLAPVVSPAVAHSILFEKLFGDIPKVFIGPCIAKKRELEKHFDLVLTFEELEEFLEEEVLDCEGFPDEPYPHYARYYPVSGGIIKTVSENFESYISIEGIDNIKKFLDKFQGFDSKYFVEMSACVGGCIEGPATRKDISILEKKVKLINSIKKLPKSVKELELEIDLHREFENKQIKQNYSDEEIEKVLFSMGKTDRSKELNCSACGYDTCREKAVAVLAGKAEKEMCITYLIEKVSSVSNMVVEETPNLIVISQNNQITYKNKVARLRFMSLSNKKVWEIIKELKDNELKGIEIQGKVYKFITKRFLLPEDSGEVFILTDITKQLEQEEKIRKLKRQTIEKIEEVLNKQMLLAQEISGLLGESIAETKSHFMEFKKFMED; encoded by the coding sequence ATGGAAAAATATATTTTCTCAAACGAAGCGAATTGTAAATATTGTTATAAATGTCTTAGAAATTGTCCAGTCAAATCAATTTCGTTTTCTGATAACACATCAACGGTTATTGATGATGAATGTATATTATGTGGAAAATGTATTGAGATTTGTCCTCAGAATGCAAAAAGCTATGTGAGGGATGTTTCTGAACTTTCAAAGTTTTTTGGAGGCAAGTTTGTGGTTTCAATTGCTCCATCTTTTTTCTCTCATTTTGATGAACCTTTCAAAGTTATAGGATTTTTAAAAAAGAGCGGTGCTATTGTAAGCGAAACATCTCTTGGCGCTGAATATGTGTCTGATGAATATGCAAAAATGCCTCATCCTGTTATTACAACATCATGCCCTGTTGTAGTTGAACTTTTTGAAAAATATTATCCAGAAAAAAGGCAGTTTTTAGCGCCGGTGGTTTCTCCCGCGGTTGCTCATTCAATACTTTTTGAGAAATTATTTGGAGATATTCCAAAAGTATTTATAGGTCCCTGTATAGCAAAAAAAAGGGAATTGGAAAAACACTTTGATCTTGTTTTGACATTTGAAGAGCTTGAAGAATTTTTAGAGGAAGAAGTGTTAGATTGTGAAGGGTTTCCCGATGAACCTTATCCACATTATGCGAGGTATTATCCTGTTTCTGGTGGAATAATTAAAACTGTTTCAGAAAACTTTGAAAGCTATATATCAATAGAGGGAATTGATAATATAAAAAAATTTCTTGATAAGTTCCAGGGTTTTGATAGCAAGTATTTTGTAGAAATGTCCGCGTGTGTGGGAGGGTGTATTGAAGGACCAGCTACAAGAAAAGATATTAGCATACTCGAAAAGAAAGTAAAGTTGATAAATAGCATTAAAAAACTTCCAAAAAGTGTCAAGGAACTTGAATTAGAGATAGATTTGCATAGGGAATTTGAAAATAAACAGATTAAGCAAAATTATTCGGATGAAGAAATAGAAAAAGTCCTTTTTTCCATGGGAAAGACTGATAGATCAAAGGAATTAAATTGTAGCGCGTGTGGTTACGACACCTGCAGGGAAAAAGCTGTAGCTGTTTTAGCAGGGAAAGCTGAGAAGGAAATGTGCATAACTTATCTTATAGAAAAGGTATCAAGCGTGAGTAATATGGTTGTGGAGGAAACTCCGAATTTAATTGTTATTTCGCAAAATAATCAAATTACATACAAAAACAAAGTTGCAAGATTAAGGTTTATGAGTTTGTCGAATAAAAAAGTATGGGAGATTATTAAAGAGCTAAAAGATAACGAACTTAAAGGGATTGAAATACAGGGAAAGGTATATAAATTTATAACAAAAAGATTTCTTTTACCAGAAGATAGCGGTGAAGTGTTTATTTTGACTGATATAACTAAGCAACTGGAACAGGAGGAAAAGATAAGAAAGTTAAAAAGACAAACTATCGAGAAGATTGAAGAGGTTTTAAATAAACAGATGCTTCTTGCGCAGGAAATATCGGGGCTTTTGGGTGAATCTATTGCTGAAACAAAATCACATTTTATGGAATTTAAGAAATTTATGGAGGATTAG
- a CDS encoding glycosyltransferase family 4 protein, which yields MNIAILNHYASTPDQSSGEIRHFELAKRFAKDGNQIHIYIGDYSHLVGDYWHNIKGMLFEEESVKFKVIKTRKYTKNSLKRFLSSYDYYKNGKKIITNEKYDVIIASSPHPFTWSLAYYYSKKLKTPFYIEIRDVWPDDLVSLGSLSYSHPIAKVFDYMCKKYYPEAAGIISLIPDLSFHFKRLNTKVKNYIYIPNGIDTKFFEKIIKCQSVDKIIQNIPKNTIKIAFIGSMVEHNGVKETIELIINVAPELSKNFSFIFVGPGQEDYINSLKSLAKNSRNIFFFEPIPKKCVPHLMQNVDVLLFTLSENQMNSPAISSFKLLDYMASGKPILSVDIEGLLFKKTNGAIFFKNGNQKSFEKALSKLLKTNLNEIGKRNKEFIQKKRNWDRLYNELSNFIRNTINQ from the coding sequence ATGAACATAGCTATCTTAAATCATTACGCCAGCACACCAGATCAAAGCAGCGGAGAAATAAGACATTTTGAACTTGCAAAAAGATTTGCAAAAGATGGAAACCAAATACACATTTACATAGGAGATTATTCCCATCTTGTTGGTGATTATTGGCATAACATAAAAGGAATGTTATTTGAAGAAGAAAGCGTTAAATTCAAGGTGATAAAAACAAGAAAATATACAAAAAATTCTCTGAAAAGATTTTTATCTTCGTACGATTACTACAAAAACGGAAAAAAAATTATAACCAATGAAAAGTACGACGTTATAATCGCCTCTTCTCCTCATCCATTTACCTGGAGTCTTGCTTATTACTACAGCAAAAAATTAAAAACACCCTTTTACATTGAAATAAGAGATGTCTGGCCAGATGATCTTGTTTCACTTGGAAGTTTGTCTTACTCTCACCCTATTGCAAAAGTTTTTGATTACATGTGCAAAAAATATTATCCAGAAGCAGCAGGGATAATTTCATTAATTCCTGACTTATCTTTCCATTTTAAAAGGTTAAATACTAAAGTAAAAAATTACATATACATTCCAAATGGCATTGATACAAAATTTTTTGAAAAAATTATAAAATGTCAATCAGTCGACAAAATTATACAAAACATCCCAAAAAACACAATAAAGATAGCCTTTATTGGTTCTATGGTTGAACACAACGGTGTCAAAGAAACAATTGAATTGATAATTAATGTAGCACCGGAACTTTCTAAAAATTTCTCTTTTATTTTTGTTGGCCCTGGGCAAGAAGATTACATAAATTCTCTAAAATCCTTGGCAAAAAATTCGAGAAATATATTTTTCTTTGAACCTATCCCAAAAAAGTGTGTCCCACACCTTATGCAAAATGTAGATGTCTTACTTTTTACATTATCTGAAAATCAAATGAATTCTCCAGCTATAAGTTCTTTTAAATTACTGGATTATATGGCATCAGGAAAACCTATTTTGAGTGTTGACATTGAAGGACTATTATTTAAAAAAACAAACGGAGCCATATTTTTTAAAAATGGTAATCAAAAAAGCTTTGAAAAGGCTCTTAGCAAGCTACTAAAAACAAATCTAAACGAAATTGGAAAAAGAAACAAAGAATTCATTCAAAAGAAAAGAAATTGGGATAGATTGTATAATGAATTATCTAATTTCATTAGAAATACTATAAATCAATGA
- a CDS encoding SpoIIE family protein phosphatase → MITCEVHYASKSKKGEWVCGDSIKIRKNEEKCVVSVSDGLGSGVKANILSTLTSTMASTMVFNNVPIEEVFESILTTLPTCKVRKISYSTLATCLVDYKSKRCTIFEYEFPLIFYFKNENLIPLKKIERKVNNKKLYVSEIEIDVGDSIFLMTDGISQAGMGTENFPFGFGEKNIKFELSNLLKNKIEHKNIVNHMINIAKKLDKNTKGDDALIAGLKIREKRILTIMVGPPEDEKNDELVVNKLLNSRGKKVICGGTTGKIVEKITGKKIDIDIRNISKNSPPVGYMDGVELVTEGIITLTQVFRFYENQIQELGLGAKKLINLLEWADIINFLVGRAINPAHQNPLFAHDISLKFRLIHDIAKILEKKEKIINIEYF, encoded by the coding sequence ATGATTACTTGCGAGGTGCATTACGCTTCCAAAAGTAAAAAAGGCGAATGGGTATGTGGCGATTCGATTAAGATAAGAAAAAACGAAGAAAAGTGTGTTGTGAGTGTTTCAGATGGACTTGGAAGCGGGGTAAAGGCAAATATATTGTCTACACTAACATCAACGATGGCAAGTACTATGGTTTTTAACAATGTTCCAATAGAAGAAGTTTTTGAATCAATTTTGACAACACTGCCAACTTGTAAAGTTAGAAAAATTAGCTATTCTACTCTTGCAACCTGCCTTGTGGATTATAAAAGTAAAAGATGTACTATTTTTGAATATGAATTTCCTTTAATTTTTTATTTTAAAAATGAGAATTTGATTCCATTAAAGAAAATAGAAAGAAAAGTAAATAATAAAAAGCTTTATGTCAGTGAAATTGAAATTGATGTGGGAGATTCAATCTTTTTAATGACTGATGGCATTTCCCAGGCGGGTATGGGAACGGAGAACTTTCCTTTTGGATTTGGAGAAAAAAACATAAAGTTTGAACTTTCCAACCTTTTAAAAAACAAAATAGAGCATAAGAATATAGTAAATCATATGATCAATATTGCAAAAAAATTGGATAAAAACACCAAGGGTGATGACGCGTTAATTGCAGGATTAAAGATAAGGGAAAAAAGGATTCTGACGATAATGGTGGGACCACCTGAGGATGAAAAAAACGATGAATTGGTAGTTAATAAGCTTTTAAATTCGCGGGGGAAAAAGGTAATATGCGGTGGTACAACCGGAAAAATTGTTGAGAAAATAACAGGAAAGAAGATAGACATAGATATAAGGAATATTTCTAAAAATTCACCTCCTGTAGGTTATATGGATGGAGTTGAACTTGTTACAGAAGGAATTATTACGCTTACTCAGGTGTTCAGGTTTTATGAAAATCAAATACAAGAGCTGGGACTTGGTGCAAAGAAATTAATTAACCTGCTTGAATGGGCAGACATAATAAATTTTCTTGTTGGACGAGCAATTAATCCAGCTCATCAAAACCCTCTTTTTGCTCATGATATTTCGTTGAAATTCAGGCTTATTCATGATATTGCCAAAATACTTGAAAAAAAGGAAAAAATTATTAATATTGAGTATTTTTAG
- a CDS encoding MarR family winged helix-turn-helix transcriptional regulator — MNFSQIFVLLTELEKIKFQILRNEMKNYGVHPGQIPLLFIVNKNPGISQTEISEKIHVNPSTVAIMIRRMEKHGLIQRKRSEKDRREFQVFLTEKSKELITKIYEKMKDFEEVSLKNFSKEEIENFEALLKKMIINLEAIKNDENF, encoded by the coding sequence ATGAATTTTTCTCAAATATTTGTTTTGCTCACAGAACTTGAGAAAATTAAATTTCAGATTCTGCGAAATGAGATGAAAAATTACGGCGTTCATCCTGGACAGATTCCTTTATTGTTTATTGTTAATAAAAACCCTGGAATTTCCCAGACTGAAATATCTGAAAAAATACATGTTAACCCTTCAACAGTTGCTATTATGATACGAAGAATGGAAAAACATGGATTAATTCAGAGAAAAAGGTCCGAAAAGGACAGGAGAGAATTTCAAGTGTTTTTGACTGAAAAATCAAAAGAGCTAATTACAAAGATTTATGAAAAAATGAAGGACTTTGAGGAAGTAAGTTTAAAGAATTTTTCGAAAGAGGAGATAGAAAACTTTGAAGCACTGTTGAAAAAGATGATCATTAACCTGGAGGCGATAAAAAATGATGAAAATTTTTAA
- the nuoE gene encoding NADH-quinone oxidoreductase subunit NuoE — protein sequence MERTFDKVEEILKKHDYERKNLIKILLDVQKEYRYIPKEVVNYIAVSLDIPPAKIFGVATFYAQFSLKPKGEYTVLICDGTACHMEGSMSLVKAIEEELEIKPGEVTQDLKFSLDKVGCLGACALAPAMVINGEVYGKLTPEKTKEILRNLKEGDER from the coding sequence GTGGAAAGAACGTTTGATAAAGTTGAAGAGATTTTGAAAAAGCATGATTATGAAAGGAAGAATCTCATTAAGATACTACTTGATGTTCAGAAAGAATACAGATATATTCCCAAGGAAGTAGTTAACTATATAGCGGTTTCACTTGATATACCTCCTGCGAAGATATTTGGAGTTGCAACCTTCTATGCTCAGTTTTCTTTGAAACCAAAAGGTGAATACACAGTACTCATATGTGACGGTACAGCTTGCCATATGGAAGGTTCTATGAGTCTTGTAAAGGCAATTGAAGAAGAATTGGAAATAAAACCTGGAGAGGTAACACAGGATTTGAAATTTAGTTTGGATAAAGTGGGTTGTCTGGGAGCGTGTGCCCTTGCACCAGCAATGGTTATAAACGGAGAGGTGTACGGGAAGTTAACCCCTGAGAAGACGAAAGAAATATTGAGAAATCTTAAAGAAGGAGATGAGAGATAA
- a CDS encoding nucleotidyl transferase AbiEii/AbiGii toxin family protein, whose amino-acid sequence MKNLKEKQRKTLEILLSLDILSDFYLAGGTSLLIKYDHRPSEDFDFFLFPEKSFKLDIYEKSLQKYHLENFKIIYKDNGTLLFTLNGVKVSLFHYPYSLLEKPGKIDGVFIASDKDIACMKASAISSKGLKKDFFDLWILIQIHNWELKDLINMLKTKYKEYNTSIFVKSLTYFEDAEKNKDFQIIETNWDKIKKFFRDFVKSLY is encoded by the coding sequence ATGAAGAATTTAAAAGAAAAGCAAAGGAAAACTTTAGAAATACTTCTATCCTTAGACATTTTATCTGACTTTTATCTTGCCGGTGGTACATCGTTGCTCATAAAATATGATCACAGACCTTCCGAAGATTTTGATTTTTTTCTCTTTCCTGAAAAAAGTTTCAAATTGGATATTTATGAAAAAAGCTTACAAAAATATCATCTTGAAAACTTCAAAATTATTTATAAAGATAACGGAACTTTGCTGTTTACTTTGAATGGTGTAAAAGTTTCTTTATTTCATTATCCTTATTCTCTTTTAGAAAAGCCAGGAAAGATTGATGGAGTTTTTATAGCCAGTGATAAAGATATAGCTTGCATGAAAGCCAGTGCTATAAGCAGTAAAGGTTTAAAGAAAGACTTTTTTGATTTATGGATCTTGATTCAAATTCATAACTGGGAACTAAAAGATTTAATAAATATGCTCAAAACAAAATATAAAGAATACAATACTTCTATTTTTGTTAAGTCTTTAACATATTTTGAGGATGCCGAGAAAAATAAAGACTTTCAAATAATCGAAACAAATTGGGATAAGATTAAAAAATTTTTTAGAGACTTTGTAAAGAGCCTTTATTAA
- a CDS encoding ABC transporter ATP-binding protein → MMKIFKYLKKYTFLIIIAITFVVFQGLTNLYLPDLMSDIVNSGVVRGNVDYIVNVGLKMLLVTLLNVAAAIISTYFAAKVAMLLGKDLRSMVFTRVMNFSLHEIDKFGTSTLITRNTNDITQIQTVIFMILRLVSLAPVISIGGTIMAVSKSPKLSTVLLVAIPVMSLAVYLIAKYTMPLFRSMQKKLDTLNRILRENLTGVRVIRAFAKTKYEKKRFENANEDLTQTALKVNRIFALVFPLIMLIMNFTIIFLIWYGAVEVDKSALQVGDIMAVMQYVLQIMFSFIMISMIFIFLPRASASAERVYEVINSKTSIKDPEKPMKPLGNGKIEFKNVTFYYEQAKEPALKDISFESKPGEFIGIIGSSGSGKSTLANLLLRFYDVTDGEILIDGVDIRKLSQKELREMISLVPSRPVIFSGTIEENVRIGKKDATEEEIVEALKIAQAWEFVSKLPEGIKTHVSQGGTNLSGGQKQRLAIARGIIGRKNIYIFDDSFSALDFKTDSKVRMALREKLKNSTVFVISLRAATIMNSDKIIVLDKGQIVGLGTHKQLMKTSEVYREIVFSQLSKEEIA, encoded by the coding sequence ATGATGAAAATTTTTAAGTATTTAAAAAAGTATACTTTTTTGATAATTATTGCCATCACATTTGTCGTGTTTCAAGGACTTACTAATCTATATCTTCCAGATTTAATGTCTGATATAGTGAATTCGGGAGTTGTTCGTGGCAATGTTGATTATATAGTAAATGTTGGACTGAAAATGCTACTCGTCACATTATTAAATGTCGCTGCCGCTATTATTTCAACTTATTTTGCTGCAAAAGTCGCTATGTTACTTGGCAAAGATTTAAGAAGCATGGTTTTTACGAGAGTAATGAATTTCTCACTTCATGAGATAGATAAATTCGGGACATCAACCCTTATTACCAGAAACACAAACGATATAACACAGATTCAAACAGTGATATTTATGATTTTAAGATTAGTGTCTTTGGCGCCTGTAATATCCATTGGCGGTACAATAATGGCAGTTTCTAAAAGTCCCAAACTTTCAACGGTTTTGCTTGTGGCTATACCGGTAATGAGCTTGGCAGTGTATTTAATTGCGAAATATACTATGCCGCTATTTAGATCCATGCAGAAAAAGCTGGACACTTTAAACAGAATTTTAAGAGAGAATCTTACAGGTGTGAGAGTTATTAGAGCATTTGCCAAAACGAAATACGAGAAAAAACGGTTTGAGAATGCAAATGAAGATTTAACTCAAACAGCATTGAAAGTTAATAGGATTTTTGCTCTTGTTTTCCCACTAATTATGTTAATTATGAATTTTACAATAATCTTTTTGATATGGTACGGGGCAGTCGAGGTAGATAAAAGTGCTTTACAAGTGGGAGATATAATGGCTGTTATGCAATATGTTCTTCAAATAATGTTTTCGTTTATCATGATTTCTATGATCTTTATATTCTTACCCAGAGCATCAGCATCAGCTGAAAGGGTTTATGAGGTAATCAACTCTAAAACAAGTATTAAAGACCCCGAAAAGCCAATGAAGCCGTTAGGAAATGGAAAAATAGAATTTAAAAACGTTACTTTTTATTATGAACAAGCAAAAGAACCAGCTTTAAAAGATATTTCTTTTGAATCAAAGCCTGGAGAATTTATAGGGATAATTGGAAGTTCTGGTTCGGGAAAAAGTACACTTGCTAATTTACTGTTAAGGTTTTACGACGTTACTGATGGGGAAATATTGATTGATGGAGTTGATATAAGAAAATTATCTCAAAAAGAACTTCGAGAAATGATTTCGTTAGTCCCTTCAAGGCCTGTGATTTTTTCTGGAACAATTGAAGAAAATGTAAGAATTGGAAAAAAAGATGCCACGGAAGAGGAGATTGTAGAAGCTTTGAAAATAGCTCAAGCCTGGGAGTTTGTTTCGAAGTTACCAGAGGGAATAAAGACTCATGTTTCTCAAGGAGGAACCAATTTATCCGGAGGACAGAAGCAAAGACTTGCAATAGCAAGAGGAATTATTGGAAGGAAAAATATTTATATCTTCGACGATAGCTTTTCTGCCCTCGATTTCAAAACAGATTCCAAAGTTAGAATGGCGTTGAGAGAGAAATTAAAAAATTCAACAGTTTTTGTTATTTCGTTGCGAGCGGCAACAATTATGAATTCTGACAAAATAATAGTTTTAGATAAGGGTCAAATTGTTGGATTGGGAACTCATAAACAGTTAATGAAAACCTCAGAAGTGTATAGAGAAATTGTTTTTTCACAGCTATCGAAGGAGGAGATAGCGTGA
- a CDS encoding ABC transporter ATP-binding protein produces the protein MNGNKSTKRLHGPRGPLGGVVEKPKNFRKSFIRLMKYLKPYIIPLLIVFALAITGTILNIKAPKILGQAITKIFQGFLAKKIFPKAKIDLDGVLSILIKVSILYGLYSLFMYIQRYIMAGISQKVVKKLRTDIMEKLNKLPLKFYDSKTHGEILSRVTNDVDLISNTLNQSLTQFVTSIVSIVGVTIMMLTISPLLTLVTLVILPLSAGIIGFIIKKSQKYFKMQQKSIGDVNGHVEEMFGGLVVVKAYNKEEESIKAFEKYNEELYNAAWRAQFVSGITMPLMRFVSNLGYVIVAVVGGIMVTRRTIALGDVQAFIQYSNQFSQPIAQIGSILNMIQSTVAAAERVFEILDEEEEIPDSRDAVELKEVRGDVSFEHVYFSYSPDKKLMEDLNIDVKSGQTIAIVGPTGAGKTTLVNLLMRFYEIQGGRITIDGIDIRKIKRDNLRKTFGMVLQDTWLFNGTVKENIAYGKEGATDEEIIEAAKKAHAHHFIMALPGGYDAVINEEASNISQGEKQLITIARAFVADPDILILDEATSNVDTLTEKLIQKAMKKLMHSRTNFVIAHRLSTIVDADLILVMNEGQIIEKGTHKELMEKNGFYADLYKSQFLGAFV, from the coding sequence GTGAATGGAAATAAATCAACAAAAAGACTGCATGGACCTCGTGGACCCCTTGGTGGTGTCGTGGAAAAACCTAAAAATTTCAGAAAATCCTTTATAAGACTAATGAAATATTTAAAACCATATATTATTCCTTTACTTATTGTTTTTGCACTTGCAATCACTGGAACTATTTTAAATATCAAAGCACCAAAGATTTTAGGACAGGCTATAACCAAGATTTTTCAAGGATTTCTTGCAAAAAAAATATTTCCTAAGGCCAAAATAGACTTAGATGGTGTATTAAGTATCCTGATTAAAGTTAGTATCTTGTACGGGCTGTATTCTTTGTTCATGTACATACAGCGATATATAATGGCGGGTATTTCTCAGAAAGTTGTAAAAAAATTAAGAACGGATATAATGGAAAAGTTAAATAAATTACCTTTAAAATTCTATGACTCTAAAACACATGGTGAAATTTTAAGTAGAGTTACAAATGATGTTGATTTAATCAGTAATACTTTAAACCAGAGTTTAACTCAGTTTGTTACTTCAATAGTTAGTATTGTCGGAGTTACGATAATGATGCTTACTATAAGTCCTCTTCTAACGTTAGTAACACTGGTGATCTTACCCTTGAGTGCTGGAATCATTGGATTCATAATAAAAAAATCCCAGAAGTATTTTAAAATGCAACAAAAATCAATAGGTGATGTAAACGGGCATGTGGAAGAAATGTTTGGAGGGCTTGTAGTTGTTAAAGCATATAATAAAGAAGAAGAAAGCATAAAAGCATTTGAGAAGTATAATGAAGAGTTATATAACGCGGCGTGGAGAGCCCAGTTTGTCTCAGGAATCACCATGCCTTTGATGAGATTTGTAAGTAATTTAGGTTATGTAATAGTTGCTGTTGTTGGCGGAATTATGGTAACCAGGAGAACCATTGCACTTGGAGATGTTCAGGCATTTATACAATATTCAAATCAGTTTTCTCAACCAATCGCTCAAATCGGAAGTATTTTAAATATGATTCAGTCTACTGTTGCTGCGGCGGAAAGGGTTTTTGAAATTCTGGATGAAGAGGAAGAAATCCCTGATTCCAGGGACGCTGTAGAATTAAAAGAAGTAAGAGGAGATGTAAGTTTTGAACACGTTTACTTTAGTTACAGCCCTGATAAAAAATTGATGGAAGATTTGAATATAGATGTAAAAAGCGGACAAACAATCGCGATAGTTGGTCCAACAGGCGCAGGTAAAACAACCCTTGTGAATCTGTTGATGCGTTTTTATGAAATTCAAGGTGGAAGAATTACTATTGATGGAATTGATATTAGAAAAATTAAAAGAGATAACTTACGTAAAACTTTTGGAATGGTCCTACAAGATACATGGCTGTTCAATGGAACAGTTAAAGAAAATATAGCATACGGCAAAGAAGGCGCAACTGACGAAGAAATCATTGAAGCGGCCAAAAAAGCGCACGCACATCACTTTATTATGGCACTACCTGGAGGTTACGATGCGGTAATTAATGAAGAGGCTTCAAATATTTCTCAAGGTGAAAAGCAGTTAATTACCATTGCAAGAGCTTTTGTTGCAGATCCAGACATATTAATTTTAGATGAAGCAACAAGTAATGTTGATACCTTAACGGAAAAACTTATTCAAAAAGCTATGAAAAAGTTAATGCACAGCAGAACGAATTTCGTTATAGCTCACAGATTATCTACTATTGTTGATGCTGATTTGATTTTGGTAATGAATGAAGGTCAAATTATTGAAAAAGGAACCCATAAAGAGTTAATGGAGAAAAACGGTTTTTATGCTGATCTTTATAAAAGCCAATTTCTGGGGGCATTTGTTTAG